A portion of the Vicia villosa cultivar HV-30 ecotype Madison, WI unplaced genomic scaffold, Vvil1.0 ctg.000141F_1_1_1, whole genome shotgun sequence genome contains these proteins:
- the LOC131624575 gene encoding uncharacterized protein LOC131624575, with protein sequence MARDSCLARVAAGAAVGGAVGGAVGAVYGTYEAVRYKVPGLLKIRHIGQTTLGSAAIFGIFLGAGSLIHCGKSY encoded by the exons ATGGCCAGAGACAGTTGCCTCGCTCGTGTCGCAGCCGGTGCTGCCGTGGGAGGCGCTGTTGGCGGTGCCGTCG GTGCTGTTTATGGAACATATGAGGCTGTTAGATATAAG GTACCTGGACTTTTGAAAATTAGGCATATTGGACAAACTACACTTGGAAGTGCTGCTATTTTTGGTATATTCTTGGGTGCTGGAAGCTTGATTCACTGTGGGAAGTCATACTGA